Proteins from one Armatimonadota bacterium genomic window:
- a CDS encoding pirin family protein, producing the protein MSLRSVKRLVKAQPTLEGAGVHLRRAFGFHGTSDFDPFLLLDDFRNDNPDDYLAGFPWHPHRGIETITYVLAGTVEHGDSMGNRGAISPGDIQWMTAGRGIIHQEMPKGDEAGRMHGFQLWANLPSSQKMVAPRYQEVKSAEIPEITDDDGTKARLVCGSFWGKRGPVTGIAADPVYVDVSVPPGMRKTLPVETTSHAFAYVFAGSGKFCNSSGPLAVPTEGIGWADVKPPSEADNRSLVLFDSGDEVTVQAGDEGIRFLLVSGRPLQEPVAWYGPIVMNTQQELRKAYEQLDSGEFLTTEERV; encoded by the coding sequence GTGTCTCTACGATCTGTCAAGCGACTGGTGAAAGCTCAGCCAACGTTAGAGGGAGCGGGCGTACATCTGCGGCGCGCATTCGGGTTCCACGGCACGTCGGACTTCGATCCGTTTCTGCTGCTGGACGACTTCCGCAACGACAACCCCGACGACTATCTGGCTGGCTTTCCGTGGCATCCGCACCGCGGAATCGAGACGATCACGTACGTGCTCGCGGGTACGGTGGAGCACGGAGACAGCATGGGCAACCGCGGCGCGATCTCGCCTGGCGATATCCAGTGGATGACAGCGGGACGGGGCATTATCCACCAGGAGATGCCGAAGGGCGACGAAGCCGGACGGATGCACGGTTTCCAGCTGTGGGCGAACCTGCCATCCTCCCAGAAGATGGTGGCGCCACGGTACCAGGAGGTGAAGTCCGCGGAAATCCCGGAGATCACCGATGACGACGGCACAAAGGCGCGGCTGGTATGTGGATCCTTTTGGGGCAAGCGCGGCCCGGTGACGGGCATCGCGGCCGATCCGGTGTACGTGGATGTGTCGGTACCGCCCGGCATGCGCAAGACGCTACCTGTCGAGACCACCAGCCACGCGTTTGCCTATGTGTTCGCAGGTTCCGGCAAGTTCTGCAACAGCTCCGGTCCCCTCGCGGTGCCAACCGAAGGGATCGGCTGGGCCGACGTGAAACCACCTTCGGAGGCCGACAACCGCTCCCTGGTGCTGTTCGACAGCGGCGACGAGGTTACCGTTCAGGCCGGCGATGAGGGCATCCGGTTCCTGCTGGTTTCGGGCCGGCCGCTGCAGGAACCCGTGGCGTGGTATGGGCCTATCGTTATGAACACCCAGCAGGAGCTGCGCAAGGCGTACGAGCAGCTGGATAGCGGTGAGTTTCTGACCACGGAGGAGCGGGTTTAG
- a CDS encoding phosphotransferase, giving the protein MLSSLPKYMPAAEAAQLAARIAHYEARWSLRCGPAFPDLSYHYVAPAVLSDGSDAVLKLRGPGQQCTCEVAALQRFDGRGAARLLQADEEEGALLLERLQPGTLLVELVEQGRDEEATSIAAGVMQKLWRRPPPEHQFPTVAQWAGALSKLRPHYGGTTGPFPRELVEEAETTFAELTANPEEQLLLHGDVHHFNILAAGREPWLAIDPQGVIGERGFELGPLLQNPRPLPASLLARRLDQLCEELHLDRSRTRAWAMAQSVLSAWWCVEDGAGCEEVGILCCRRLAEVPA; this is encoded by the coding sequence ATGCTGTCATCGCTTCCAAAATACATGCCGGCGGCCGAGGCGGCCCAACTTGCCGCTCGCATCGCCCACTATGAGGCCCGCTGGTCGCTTCGCTGCGGACCCGCGTTTCCCGATCTCTCGTACCACTATGTGGCGCCCGCAGTGTTGAGCGACGGCTCGGACGCCGTACTCAAGCTGCGCGGCCCGGGGCAGCAGTGCACCTGCGAAGTTGCCGCGCTGCAGCGTTTCGATGGCCGCGGCGCGGCAAGGCTGCTCCAAGCGGATGAAGAGGAGGGTGCGCTGCTGCTCGAACGACTCCAGCCCGGCACATTGCTGGTGGAGCTGGTGGAGCAGGGGCGCGATGAGGAGGCGACCTCGATTGCGGCAGGCGTCATGCAAAAGCTGTGGCGCCGGCCGCCGCCCGAACACCAGTTTCCTACCGTGGCGCAGTGGGCCGGCGCGCTTTCAAAGCTTCGTCCGCACTATGGCGGCACCACCGGTCCGTTTCCCCGCGAGCTGGTGGAGGAGGCCGAAACCACATTTGCCGAGCTGACGGCGAATCCCGAGGAGCAGCTCCTTCTGCACGGCGATGTGCACCACTTCAACATCCTTGCGGCGGGGCGAGAGCCCTGGCTAGCCATCGATCCTCAGGGTGTCATCGGTGAACGAGGCTTTGAACTCGGCCCGCTGCTGCAGAATCCACGGCCGCTGCCCGCCAGCCTCCTTGCGCGGCGGCTGGATCAACTCTGCGAAGAGCTGCATCTGGATCGCAGCCGCACACGGGCGTGGGCAATGGCGCAGAGCGTGTTATCTGCGTGGTGGTGCGTGGAGGATGGCGCCGGCTGCGAAGAGGTCGGCATTCTATGCTGCCGGCGGCTTGCGGAAGTTCCGGCGTAG
- the pstC gene encoding phosphate ABC transporter permease subunit PstC gives MTSVAPTGSTQPRSYARLFTGDGRHDVGDRIYRALIVSAVIFFAGLAVAVGATLLAASVPAIRHFGFGFLTTRVWDVPHTRFGAAPFLFGSLVTTALAVAIATPLGVLGAAFLACVAPRRVGAWLSGLLELFAAVPSVILGLWGLQTLCPWMAANLFPQLQSLGGRIPFFRGPAVPTNLLTASLILALMIMPIIAALSADVLRTLPSEWREGALALGASRWETIRRLLIPAARGGLGGAVALAVARAIGETMAVLMVIGNTPQITASILQPASTIPSQLAGQINEVLSDPIQRSALALLAFTLFALTVGLRLLAHGLLPRKGSFDSGRRSSAPVQSDTPLTIEQVTKPAAGTPLPQRARPVWYRKTADLVFATVLWGAVLVCVGAMLAVLISVLQQGARGVNLTFFTHLPPPPGDTGGGMQNGILGTVELLGLAMALSVPIGVLGGIGIFEMRGSRLAELARGTADVLAGAPSIVIGMCVFALVVVPFARFSAWAGAAALAILMVPLIIRATDEMLAQSPAAWREGALALGASPGVAMRSIVVPTALGGIVTGILLAASRAAGETAPLLLTAFGNEVTSVNPGQPISSITLLIYRYALSPFDGWVSLAWTGAVVLLLLVLAMQITARLLASRISSMPRQA, from the coding sequence GTGACTTCGGTCGCGCCCACCGGCAGTACACAGCCGCGCTCGTACGCGCGGCTTTTCACAGGCGATGGGCGCCACGACGTCGGTGACCGCATCTACCGGGCGCTCATCGTTTCGGCCGTGATCTTTTTCGCCGGCCTGGCAGTGGCAGTTGGAGCCACTCTGCTGGCCGCTTCCGTTCCCGCGATCCGGCACTTTGGCTTCGGGTTCCTTACGACCCGCGTTTGGGACGTACCCCATACGCGATTTGGCGCCGCACCGTTCCTGTTCGGCAGCTTGGTCACCACTGCCCTGGCCGTTGCGATCGCCACTCCGTTGGGGGTGCTCGGAGCCGCATTCCTGGCATGCGTGGCGCCCCGCCGGGTCGGCGCCTGGCTGAGCGGTCTGCTTGAACTTTTCGCTGCAGTTCCGAGCGTCATTCTGGGTCTCTGGGGCCTGCAGACGCTGTGCCCCTGGATGGCGGCCAACCTGTTTCCGCAGCTGCAAAGTCTGGGCGGACGAATACCGTTCTTCCGCGGACCCGCAGTTCCCACCAACCTGCTGACGGCCAGCCTGATCCTTGCCCTGATGATTATGCCGATCATCGCAGCGCTTTCAGCCGACGTTCTCCGGACGCTGCCTTCGGAGTGGCGGGAGGGTGCGTTGGCGTTGGGCGCTTCGCGGTGGGAGACCATACGCCGCCTGCTAATTCCCGCTGCGCGCGGTGGACTGGGTGGGGCGGTTGCCCTCGCTGTAGCGCGCGCCATCGGCGAGACCATGGCGGTACTGATGGTGATTGGCAATACCCCGCAGATAACCGCTTCGATTCTGCAGCCGGCCAGTACCATTCCTTCGCAGTTAGCCGGGCAGATCAACGAGGTGCTGTCCGACCCCATTCAGCGATCGGCCCTGGCCCTGTTGGCGTTCACGCTTTTTGCGCTGACGGTTGGCCTGCGGCTGCTGGCGCATGGGCTGCTTCCGCGAAAAGGCTCCTTCGATAGTGGCAGGCGCAGTTCGGCGCCCGTGCAGAGCGACACTCCGCTGACGATCGAACAGGTCACCAAACCTGCGGCCGGCACGCCCTTACCGCAAAGGGCGCGGCCAGTCTGGTATCGCAAAACAGCCGATCTGGTGTTTGCCACCGTGCTGTGGGGCGCCGTTCTGGTTTGCGTCGGCGCCATGCTGGCCGTTCTGATTTCGGTACTCCAGCAGGGTGCGCGCGGCGTAAACCTCACCTTCTTCACTCACCTGCCGCCACCACCGGGCGATACGGGCGGAGGAATGCAGAACGGGATCCTTGGAACCGTGGAACTGCTCGGCCTGGCCATGGCGCTTTCGGTGCCCATCGGAGTTCTAGGAGGAATTGGCATTTTTGAAATGCGAGGATCCAGACTTGCAGAGCTGGCGCGCGGCACTGCCGATGTACTGGCAGGAGCGCCATCGATTGTAATCGGTATGTGCGTATTCGCATTGGTCGTGGTGCCGTTCGCAAGGTTTTCGGCGTGGGCCGGCGCCGCGGCGCTGGCCATCCTGATGGTACCGCTGATCATTCGTGCCACCGACGAGATGCTGGCGCAATCGCCCGCCGCATGGCGTGAAGGCGCGCTGGCGCTCGGCGCGTCGCCCGGCGTCGCCATGAGGTCCATCGTGGTGCCCACCGCCCTTGGCGGCATCGTTACCGGCATCCTGCTTGCCGCCAGCCGGGCGGCCGGCGAAACGGCTCCGCTCTTGCTGACGGCGTTCGGCAACGAGGTCACTTCGGTCAATCCCGGCCAGCCAATATCCTCAATCACGTTGCTGATCTACCGTTACGCGCTCTCTCCGTTTGACGGATGGGTATCGCTGGCGTGGACTGGTGCGGTGGTGCTGCTGCTGCTGGTGCTGGCCATGCAGATTACGGCGCGGCTTCTGGCGAGCCGTATCTCGTCGATGCCCCGGCAGGCATAA
- a CDS encoding restriction endonuclease, with the protein MIQGDFETVLDLAVERLNKDVSAGKKYFKPLDFQDRVLKVLQEVARSVGGIDIGPTFHPHAFPDIRANGYGVEVKSVANDSWLSVGNSIFEGMRDRDVKDIYVIFGKLGGMPAVKWGRYEETITHVRISHAPRFVLEMETDTASHVPLFSKMNISYEDFSKLGAIEKMAHVRDYSRKRLKPGETLWWLEEDGGPGIELKVELYMRLPPERKLQIRAEAALLFPGIVAGSRVRNKYEGVPFFILKYHNVYCPQTRDLFSAGSVAGKERGGNYLLRSLERIQGAMRQAAIDLPDDLFLEYWEEGVPVADRIPRWLEKADSLAKDWVPSDHLFTGLDEDASSEEFDDPAPQDV; encoded by the coding sequence ATGATACAGGGCGACTTCGAAACCGTCCTTGACCTTGCCGTTGAACGGCTGAATAAGGACGTCAGCGCGGGCAAGAAGTACTTTAAGCCATTGGATTTCCAGGACCGAGTTTTGAAGGTGCTTCAGGAAGTCGCAAGGTCGGTCGGGGGGATTGACATCGGTCCGACTTTTCATCCCCATGCGTTCCCGGATATTCGAGCAAACGGATATGGGGTCGAAGTCAAAAGCGTTGCGAATGATTCTTGGTTGAGCGTTGGAAACAGCATCTTCGAGGGGATGCGCGACAGGGACGTTAAGGACATATACGTTATCTTCGGGAAACTTGGCGGGATGCCTGCCGTGAAGTGGGGAAGGTATGAAGAAACGATCACTCACGTACGCATATCGCATGCCCCGCGATTCGTCCTTGAAATGGAGACCGACACAGCCTCGCACGTGCCCTTGTTCTCGAAGATGAACATCAGTTACGAGGATTTCTCGAAGTTGGGAGCCATCGAAAAGATGGCCCACGTTCGTGACTATTCCAGGAAACGACTTAAGCCCGGTGAGACGTTATGGTGGCTTGAAGAAGACGGCGGCCCAGGTATTGAACTCAAGGTCGAGCTCTACATGCGGCTACCTCCGGAGAGGAAACTGCAGATCCGGGCAGAAGCGGCTCTGCTGTTTCCCGGTATCGTCGCGGGTAGTCGGGTTCGCAATAAGTATGAGGGTGTCCCCTTCTTTATTCTCAAGTACCATAATGTTTATTGTCCGCAAACCAGGGACTTGTTCAGCGCGGGAAGCGTGGCTGGTAAGGAGCGCGGCGGGAATTACCTGTTGCGGTCGCTTGAGCGCATTCAAGGCGCTATGCGCCAAGCGGCAATCGATCTTCCCGACGATTTGTTCTTAGAGTATTGGGAAGAAGGCGTACCGGTGGCCGATCGTATCCCTCGTTGGCTGGAAAAGGCCGACAGTCTGGCGAAAGACTGGGTTCCGTCGGATCATTTGTTTACCGGGCTCGACGAAGACGCGTCATCCGAGGAATTCGATGATCCGGCGCCGCAGGATGTCTAG
- a CDS encoding DUF1559 domain-containing protein: MTGSQRRTGFTLIELLVVIAIIAILAAILFPVFAQARAKARQASCLSNERQIGLATQMYVEDYDEVFYPHRFNSGTDSNPLLQDPVGNSIISGAARNKTFWISLLQPYIKSYPLFECASNPNPWVKWNTDNAMCGGSLNNTAVGCGGVGYGGQNSYGHNDAWMSPAGAFSSNGGASPQAIAEASVPRPTDTTLLVDASYYGAAPDVGNESGHLNLSTCADGSVAAGYCLDLDFLNQQGTFYRYYWKNIGNARWSWTGGEAGPYATGAGTQQALLDGPARHGGMINVQWVDGHVKALPYFQVIGNICYWTTDQNGAHSNCND; encoded by the coding sequence ATGACAGGTTCCCAGCGGCGCACGGGATTCACACTGATTGAGCTGCTCGTTGTTATCGCAATCATTGCGATATTGGCGGCCATCCTGTTTCCCGTATTCGCACAGGCAAGGGCAAAAGCCCGGCAGGCCAGCTGCCTCTCCAATGAGCGGCAGATCGGCCTTGCAACGCAGATGTACGTAGAGGATTATGACGAGGTTTTCTATCCGCACCGGTTTAACTCGGGTACCGACAGCAATCCGCTGCTGCAGGATCCGGTCGGTAACAGCATCATCTCCGGCGCGGCCAGAAACAAAACGTTCTGGATCAGCCTGCTTCAGCCCTATATCAAGAGCTATCCGCTCTTCGAGTGTGCCTCCAACCCCAACCCGTGGGTGAAGTGGAATACCGACAACGCAATGTGCGGCGGCTCCCTGAACAACACCGCCGTCGGATGCGGTGGCGTCGGCTACGGCGGCCAGAACAGCTACGGCCACAACGATGCGTGGATGAGCCCGGCAGGTGCGTTCAGCTCCAATGGCGGCGCATCGCCGCAGGCGATCGCCGAGGCGTCGGTTCCACGGCCTACCGATACCACACTGCTGGTGGATGCCTCCTACTACGGCGCCGCTCCCGATGTCGGCAACGAATCAGGCCATCTGAACCTGAGCACCTGCGCCGACGGCTCGGTTGCCGCCGGCTACTGCCTGGACCTGGACTTCCTGAACCAGCAGGGCACTTTCTACCGGTACTACTGGAAGAATATCGGCAATGCCCGCTGGAGCTGGACCGGCGGTGAGGCCGGACCCTACGCCACCGGCGCCGGCACGCAGCAGGCGCTGCTCGACGGCCCGGCACGACACGGCGGCATGATCAACGTACAGTGGGTGGATGGACACGTGAAGGCGCTGCCGTACTTCCAGGTGATCGGCAACATCTGCTACTGGACCACCGATCAGAACGGAGCACACTCGAACTGTAACGACTGA
- a CDS encoding response regulator transcription factor, which yields MGTLPEEAASPVKVLVVDDEIPIVEAVTYNLRKEGYATLQAFNAEEALALAGTEKPDLIILDVMLPASTGFEVCKRLRQASRTPIIMLTARADETDRVVGLELGADDYVTKPFSMRELMVRVRNLVQRAKAAVPDPDETVRAGDLTIEPSRREVRVAQRSVDLTPREFDLLRYLAAHPERVFNRQELLDAVWGPNAYVEDRTVDVHIRWLREKIEEQPSAPRRLLTVRGIGYRFRPVR from the coding sequence ATGGGCACCTTGCCTGAAGAGGCAGCCAGCCCTGTCAAGGTGCTGGTTGTGGATGACGAAATTCCAATTGTGGAAGCCGTAACCTACAACCTCCGGAAGGAAGGCTATGCCACGCTGCAGGCATTCAACGCCGAGGAAGCGCTGGCCCTGGCCGGCACCGAAAAGCCGGACCTGATTATTCTGGACGTGATGCTCCCCGCCTCCACAGGTTTTGAGGTATGCAAACGGCTGCGCCAGGCGTCACGTACGCCTATCATCATGCTGACCGCGCGGGCCGACGAGACTGACCGCGTGGTTGGCCTGGAACTGGGAGCCGATGACTACGTAACCAAGCCGTTCAGCATGCGCGAGTTGATGGTGCGCGTGCGCAACCTGGTCCAGCGCGCCAAGGCCGCCGTGCCCGATCCGGACGAGACTGTGCGAGCAGGCGACCTGACGATTGAGCCCAGCCGGCGCGAGGTGCGCGTGGCGCAGCGCAGCGTGGATCTGACCCCGCGTGAGTTTGACCTGTTGCGCTATCTCGCCGCACACCCGGAGCGGGTGTTCAACCGGCAGGAGTTGCTGGATGCCGTATGGGGACCGAACGCATACGTGGAGGATAGGACCGTAGATGTGCACATCCGGTGGCTTCGCGAAAAGATTGAAGAGCAGCCCTCCGCGCCAAGGCGGCTGCTGACAGTGCGCGGTATCGGCTACCGCTTCCGGCCGGTTCGATGA
- a CDS encoding IS1595 family transposase, protein MSKTPVTLTEAVEYLRGPEDWLEYVVSRRGPKGVVCPMCASTAVTYLPGVNCSDCSKRHGKRQLTAKSGSILEDSPPSLDKRVIAVWLIVHAMNGISTYGIHRALGVTQDTGWFMLHRIRLAVQNGSLEKLGDWAEADETYTGSKARNMHKQVRDAKITGTGGKGKAAAFGMLERNREGKRRHVCRRTKKNLRAVTKNNPIPGRGFFTNALKSYDGLGETHRHRIIDHAVSYVDGSVHTNGMKNVWSLLQLTLSRSYVSVAPFRHNRYLDE, encoded by the coding sequence ATGAGTAAAACACCGGTAACGTTGACGGAAGCAGTCGAGTATCTCCGCGGGCCAGAGGACTGGTTGGAGTACGTCGTTTCTCGACGCGGGCCAAAGGGCGTTGTGTGCCCAATGTGCGCTTCGACCGCGGTTACCTACCTTCCGGGCGTGAATTGCTCTGACTGTTCGAAGCGACACGGCAAGAGGCAACTCACCGCAAAGTCCGGCTCAATCCTCGAGGACTCGCCTCCGAGCCTTGACAAGCGTGTCATTGCTGTGTGGCTGATCGTGCACGCGATGAATGGGATTAGCACCTATGGGATTCACCGGGCGCTGGGCGTCACGCAGGATACCGGGTGGTTCATGCTCCATCGGATTCGCCTCGCGGTTCAGAATGGATCACTTGAAAAGCTGGGTGACTGGGCCGAAGCCGACGAAACCTACACCGGTAGCAAGGCTCGCAATATGCACAAGCAGGTAAGGGACGCAAAGATCACCGGTACCGGCGGCAAGGGCAAAGCCGCGGCGTTCGGAATGCTGGAGCGAAACCGTGAGGGCAAGCGTCGGCACGTCTGCCGACGTACGAAGAAGAACCTTCGGGCCGTCACCAAGAACAACCCCATTCCGGGTCGCGGGTTCTTCACTAACGCGCTCAAGTCCTACGACGGGCTCGGTGAGACCCACCGGCACCGCATAATCGACCACGCGGTCAGCTACGTTGATGGCAGCGTTCACACTAACGGAATGAAAAACGTCTGGTCGCTCCTGCAGCTGACTCTATCCCGCTCGTACGTTTCGGTCGCGCCATTCCGTCATAACCGTTATCTGGACGAATAG
- a CDS encoding GNAT family N-acetyltransferase has product MPDMLVQLLKLPPYEPEVSAMRAQGVLLRRANPFEMTAVRQFILDEFGLGWADEVTTCYTRQPISLIVAIESGKVVGFGAYEATCRNFFGPTGVKASERGRGIGRALLIACMWGLREMGYAYGIIGGAGPTEFYAKVVGATAIPDSVPGIYGDLLKRD; this is encoded by the coding sequence ATGCCCGACATGCTGGTCCAACTGCTCAAGCTACCACCCTATGAACCGGAGGTCTCCGCGATGCGCGCTCAGGGCGTGCTTCTCCGCCGCGCAAACCCGTTCGAGATGACGGCCGTGCGTCAATTCATCCTGGACGAGTTTGGCCTTGGGTGGGCGGATGAGGTAACCACCTGTTACACGCGGCAGCCAATTTCCTTGATCGTGGCGATCGAAAGCGGCAAGGTGGTCGGCTTCGGCGCCTACGAGGCCACGTGCCGCAACTTTTTCGGTCCGACCGGCGTAAAGGCGAGTGAGCGAGGTCGAGGAATTGGTCGCGCGCTCCTGATCGCCTGTATGTGGGGCCTGAGAGAGATGGGTTACGCCTACGGTATTATCGGCGGGGCCGGTCCGACAGAGTTCTACGCCAAGGTCGTTGGCGCCACGGCGATACCAGACAGCGTGCCTGGTATATACGGCGATCTGCTGAAGCGCGACTGA
- the dcm gene encoding DNA (cytosine-5-)-methyltransferase produces MTDVADIREDLSSAQAHLSRLHSVVSLFSGCGGLDLGFTGGFQFLGREYDALPFEIKWANDVNPNACNTYRRNLADHIVCGDVWESMSSMPERADVVIGGFPCQDISINGKRAGVAGVRSGLYRAMVEAVTRLKPQVFVAENVKGLLLKYNADSLKAIISAFEDIGYNVSYGLYLAAEYGVPQMRERVFIVGTLPAVRPFSKPAPLMFKEAWVTSQDAIGDLIGMEESEAINHIWSKAALSPDQGNRRIKADRPADTIRAECHGNIQFHYSLPRRISMREAARFQSFPDEFIFESRLRETERQVGNAVPPVLGWHIARSVADCLK; encoded by the coding sequence ATGACGGACGTTGCGGACATACGCGAAGATCTGTCATCGGCGCAGGCCCATCTGTCGCGCTTACATTCCGTTGTCTCGCTCTTTTCGGGTTGCGGTGGCCTAGATCTCGGCTTTACCGGCGGATTTCAATTCCTTGGACGCGAATATGATGCACTGCCGTTTGAAATCAAATGGGCCAACGATGTTAATCCAAACGCCTGCAACACGTACCGCAGAAATCTCGCGGATCATATCGTGTGCGGCGACGTCTGGGAATCCATGTCGTCAATGCCCGAACGGGCTGACGTCGTAATTGGCGGTTTCCCTTGCCAAGACATTTCAATTAACGGCAAAAGGGCGGGCGTCGCGGGCGTGCGAAGCGGTCTCTACCGGGCGATGGTCGAAGCGGTCACCCGGTTGAAACCGCAGGTCTTTGTCGCCGAGAACGTAAAAGGTTTGCTACTGAAATACAACGCGGATTCGCTAAAGGCGATCATTTCGGCATTCGAGGATATTGGCTACAACGTGTCGTACGGCCTTTACCTCGCGGCAGAATATGGCGTGCCGCAGATGAGGGAGCGCGTTTTTATCGTCGGCACTCTGCCGGCGGTGCGTCCGTTCAGCAAACCAGCCCCACTGATGTTCAAAGAGGCCTGGGTCACGTCGCAAGACGCCATCGGCGACCTCATAGGTATGGAAGAATCTGAGGCAATCAATCACATCTGGAGTAAAGCGGCTCTTAGCCCGGATCAGGGAAACAGACGCATCAAGGCTGACAGGCCAGCCGATACCATCCGCGCCGAGTGCCACGGGAACATTCAGTTTCACTACTCCTTACCGCGACGTATTTCGATGAGGGAAGCAGCGCGGTTTCAATCGTTTCCCGACGAATTCATCTTTGAGTCAAGACTGCGCGAGACGGAAAGGCAGGTCGGAAATGCCGTCCCGCCTGTCCTTGGATGGCATATTGCCCGATCCGTGGCCGACTGCTTGAAATGA
- the vsr gene encoding DNA mismatch endonuclease Vsr, producing MDTDERYKHMSAVRSKGSKPEILVRKLTHSLGYRYRLHAKRLPGKPDLVFLGKRKVIFVHGCFWHGHDCRRGKRVIRTNQAYWAPKLAKNTERDAINAGTLQTMGWGVLVIWECETFQLDILRRRIIEFLG from the coding sequence ATGGATACGGACGAGCGCTACAAGCATATGTCCGCCGTCAGGTCCAAAGGTTCGAAGCCCGAGATCCTGGTGCGAAAACTGACGCACTCGCTTGGTTACAGATATCGCCTTCATGCTAAGAGATTGCCGGGAAAGCCGGATCTTGTATTCCTCGGAAAGCGAAAGGTCATCTTCGTCCACGGTTGTTTCTGGCACGGGCACGACTGCCGACGCGGAAAGAGGGTAATTCGGACTAACCAAGCATATTGGGCGCCGAAGCTCGCCAAGAACACTGAACGCGACGCTATTAACGCGGGCACGCTTCAGACAATGGGCTGGGGAGTGCTTGTCATTTGGGAGTGTGAAACCTTCCAACTAGACATCCTGCGGCGCCGGATCATCGAATTCCTCGGATGA
- a CDS encoding phosphate ABC transporter ATP-binding protein: MVTAPAKTAVFTAEARSETVAAPSIETRDLSAWYGSQSALQSVSMLLRPNAVTALMGPSGCGKSTFLRCLNRLADETPGFRRTGVVTIDGVDVTSRNVRVEELRRRVGMVFQRPNPFPMSIFANVAYGPRLHGMAHGKGLEALVEQALRRAALWDQVKDRLRKSALELSGGQQQRLCIARAIAVEPAALLLDEPSASLDPASTADIEALIASLKTSYTLVMVTHDIAQARRVSDWAALLWDGGLVEAGPSSDLLHNPMQPRTQRYLDGHLA, translated from the coding sequence ATGGTTACAGCACCTGCGAAAACGGCTGTGTTCACTGCTGAAGCGCGCAGCGAAACGGTAGCGGCGCCCAGCATTGAAACGCGCGATCTCAGCGCGTGGTATGGCAGCCAGTCAGCCCTGCAATCGGTCAGCATGCTGCTCCGCCCAAACGCCGTCACCGCCCTGATGGGACCCTCGGGATGCGGCAAATCGACATTCCTGCGCTGTCTCAACCGCCTGGCGGATGAAACGCCCGGCTTCCGGCGCACCGGGGTAGTGACGATCGACGGCGTGGACGTAACATCGCGAAACGTGCGCGTGGAAGAGCTGCGCCGCCGCGTCGGCATGGTCTTCCAGAGGCCAAATCCGTTTCCAATGTCGATCTTTGCCAACGTGGCTTATGGACCCAGGCTGCATGGCATGGCTCACGGCAAAGGGTTGGAAGCTCTGGTGGAGCAGGCGCTGCGCCGGGCTGCGCTGTGGGACCAGGTGAAGGACCGCCTGCGGAAATCGGCACTGGAACTCTCAGGAGGGCAGCAGCAGCGACTCTGCATCGCCCGCGCCATCGCCGTGGAACCCGCAGCGCTGCTTCTAGACGAGCCATCCGCGTCGCTTGACCCCGCCTCTACGGCCGATATTGAGGCGCTAATCGCCTCGCTAAAGACCAGCTACACGCTGGTGATGGTGACCCACGATATTGCTCAGGCGCGCCGCGTTTCCGACTGGGCCGCGCTGCTCTGGGATGGCGGCCTGGTGGAGGCCGGACCCTCCAGCGATCTGCTGCACAATCCGATGCAGCCGCGCACACAGCGCTACCTGGATGGGCACCTTGCCTGA